The following are from one region of the Sorghum bicolor cultivar BTx623 chromosome 2, Sorghum_bicolor_NCBIv3, whole genome shotgun sequence genome:
- the LOC8059875 gene encoding putative F-box/FBD/LRR-repeat protein At4g03220 isoform X1: MERSGGGGQIAAKRAKPPDGGGQISAKRAKPPDGGEDRLSALHDDLLLRILVLLDTTEAARTSVLACRWRSLWRDAPEVRFNPAPDGNRIRDALDARDDATSSLRRISVTAKDAASDSVAAWLPSAARHLVGDLIYRVVGPKSSVNEEDEEDEDEEDEEEVVKEAGERGVVELPCFEKASKMQLKLRYQRLAFPLQGVFNKLTSLLLSRVRFHGPGDLGNAVSEPHSPCLQKLCVLESRGLHNLSIHSKSLLKIKLFNLGRSLRQLTIVAPNLKKLGMAYCLFDNAHRKPVANISAPQMVSLAWVDAYDPQTVHLGNLGQVQLLRTKIFWVYGSQVQREQNQCLKFLQQFKVPRSLNLILINQPDLDGYQCLLGDITLPPQIMYMHLDILNDGHAFGATLFKVLRMCSGLRRLSFEFYTNSDLEAQVTCPPGCICDEQEKWKTEEFLLNRLQIVEIIGLRGSQYEVSFVKQVFHWAKAVKWMKFTFNSSVSENMAKELCQVFQSFSRPEICMEFYNTSPN, from the exons ATGGAgcgaagcggcggcggcggccagatCGCCGCGAAGCGTGCGAAGCCCCCCGACGGCGGCGGCCAGATCTCCGCGAAGCGTGCGAAGCCCCCCGACGGCGGCGAGGACCGCCTCAGCGCCCTCCACGACGACCTCCTCCTCCGCATCCTGGTGCTTCTCGACACCACCGAGGCCGCGCGGACCAGCGTGCTCGCGTGCCGCTGGAGAAGTCTCTGGCGCGACGCCCCGGAGGTACGCTTCAACCCCGCCCCCGACGGCAACCGCATCCGCGACGCGCTCGACGCCCGTGACGACGCCACGTCGTCGCTCCGCCGCATCTCCGTCACCGCCAAAGACGCCGCCTCTGATTCCGTGGCGGCCTGGCTTCCGTCCGCCGCGCGTCACCTGGTCGGTGACCTTATCTACCGCGTAGTGGGTCCGAAGAGCTCCGTcaacgaggaggacgaggaggatgaagatgaggaggatgaggaggaggtggtgaagGAGGCCGGGGAGAGAGGCGTCGTTGAGCTGCCCTGCTTCGAGAAAGCAAGCAAGATGCAGCTGAAGCTAAGGTATCAACGCCTCGCCTTCCCTCTCCAGGGCGTCTTCAACAAGCTCACCAGCCTTTTGCTGAGCCGCGTCCGATTCCACGGCCCGGGCGACCTCGGCAATGCTGTCTCCGAGCCACACTCCCCGTGCTTGCAGAAGCTCTGCGTCTTGGAATCCCGCGGGCTGCACAATCTCTCCATCCACTCTAAGTCGCTCCTGAAGATAAAGCTGTTCAACCTTGGTAGGAGCTTGCGGCAGCTCACAATTGTCGCGCCGAATCTCAAGAAGTTAGGCATGGCATACTGCCTGTTTGACAATGCTCACAGGAAACCAGTTGCTAACATCTCAGCGCCTCAGATGGTGTCCCTGGCGTGGGTCGATGCTTATGATCCACAAACTGTCCATCTTGGAAATTTAGGACAAGTCCAACTCCTGAGGaccaaaattttctgggtataTGGGTCGCAAGTCCAAAGAGAGCAGAATCAATGTCTAAAATTTTTGCAGCAATTCAAGGTTCCTCGTAGTCTTAATCTCATCCTCATCAATCAGCCG GACTTAGATGGCTATCAATGCTTGTTGGGAGACATAACACTGCCCCCACAAATTATGTACATGCACCTGGATATATTAAATGATGGACATGCTTTTGGAGCCACTTTATTCAAGGTGCTTAGGATGTGTTCTGGTTTAAGAAGATTGTCATTTGAATTCTACACAAATAGCGACTTGGAG GCACAAGTTACTTGTCCACCAGGTTGCATTTGTGATGAGCAAGAAAAGTGGAAAACTGAGGAATTCCTTTTGAATCGCCTCCAAATAGTAGAAATAATTGGGTTGAGAGGATCTCAATATGAAGTAAGCTTTGTAAAACAAGTATTCCATTGGGCGAAGGCTGTAAAATGGATGAAATTTACTTTCAACTCTTCAGTGTCTGAAAACATGGCCAAGGAGTTGTGTCAGGTTTTCCAAAGCTTCTCCAGGCCAGAAATATGTATGGAGTTCTACAACACTAGTCCAAATTAA
- the LOC8059875 gene encoding putative F-box/FBD/LRR-repeat protein At4g03220 isoform X3, which produces MERSGGGGQIAAKRAKPPDGGGQISAKRAKPPDGGEDRLSALHDDLLLRILVLLDTTEAARTSVLACRWRSLWRDAPEVRFNPAPDGNRIRDALDARDDATSSLRRISVTAKDAASDSVAAWLPSAARHLVGDLIYRVVGPKSSVNEEDEEDEDEEDEEEVVKEAGERGVVELPCFEKASKMQLKLRYQRLAFPLQGVFNKLTSLLLSRVRFHGPGDLGNAVSEPHSPCLQKLCVLESRGLHNLSIHSKSLLKIKLFNLGRSLRQLTIVAPNLKKLGMAYCLFDNAHRKPVANISAPQMVSLAWVDAYDPQTVHLGNLGQVQLLRTKIFWVYGSQVQREQNQCLKFLQQFKVPRSLNLILINQPDLDGYQCLLGDITLPPQIMYMHLDILNDGHAFGATLFKVLRMCSGLRRLSFEFYTNSDLEFGVQYISVWV; this is translated from the exons ATGGAgcgaagcggcggcggcggccagatCGCCGCGAAGCGTGCGAAGCCCCCCGACGGCGGCGGCCAGATCTCCGCGAAGCGTGCGAAGCCCCCCGACGGCGGCGAGGACCGCCTCAGCGCCCTCCACGACGACCTCCTCCTCCGCATCCTGGTGCTTCTCGACACCACCGAGGCCGCGCGGACCAGCGTGCTCGCGTGCCGCTGGAGAAGTCTCTGGCGCGACGCCCCGGAGGTACGCTTCAACCCCGCCCCCGACGGCAACCGCATCCGCGACGCGCTCGACGCCCGTGACGACGCCACGTCGTCGCTCCGCCGCATCTCCGTCACCGCCAAAGACGCCGCCTCTGATTCCGTGGCGGCCTGGCTTCCGTCCGCCGCGCGTCACCTGGTCGGTGACCTTATCTACCGCGTAGTGGGTCCGAAGAGCTCCGTcaacgaggaggacgaggaggatgaagatgaggaggatgaggaggaggtggtgaagGAGGCCGGGGAGAGAGGCGTCGTTGAGCTGCCCTGCTTCGAGAAAGCAAGCAAGATGCAGCTGAAGCTAAGGTATCAACGCCTCGCCTTCCCTCTCCAGGGCGTCTTCAACAAGCTCACCAGCCTTTTGCTGAGCCGCGTCCGATTCCACGGCCCGGGCGACCTCGGCAATGCTGTCTCCGAGCCACACTCCCCGTGCTTGCAGAAGCTCTGCGTCTTGGAATCCCGCGGGCTGCACAATCTCTCCATCCACTCTAAGTCGCTCCTGAAGATAAAGCTGTTCAACCTTGGTAGGAGCTTGCGGCAGCTCACAATTGTCGCGCCGAATCTCAAGAAGTTAGGCATGGCATACTGCCTGTTTGACAATGCTCACAGGAAACCAGTTGCTAACATCTCAGCGCCTCAGATGGTGTCCCTGGCGTGGGTCGATGCTTATGATCCACAAACTGTCCATCTTGGAAATTTAGGACAAGTCCAACTCCTGAGGaccaaaattttctgggtataTGGGTCGCAAGTCCAAAGAGAGCAGAATCAATGTCTAAAATTTTTGCAGCAATTCAAGGTTCCTCGTAGTCTTAATCTCATCCTCATCAATCAGCCG GACTTAGATGGCTATCAATGCTTGTTGGGAGACATAACACTGCCCCCACAAATTATGTACATGCACCTGGATATATTAAATGATGGACATGCTTTTGGAGCCACTTTATTCAAGGTGCTTAGGATGTGTTCTGGTTTAAGAAGATTGTCATTTGAATTCTACACAAATAGCGACTTGGAG TTTGGTGTTCAATATATAAGTGTGTGGGTGTGA
- the LOC8059875 gene encoding putative F-box/FBD/LRR-repeat protein At4g03220 isoform X2 gives MERSGGGGQIAAKRAKPPDGGGQISAKRAKPPDGGEDRLSALHDDLLLRILVLLDTTEAARTSVLACRWRSLWRDAPEVRFNPAPDGNRIRDALDARDDATSSLRRISVTAKDAASDSVAAWLPSAARHLVGDLIYRVVGPKSSVNEEDEEDEDEEDEEEVVKEAGERGVVELPCFEKASKMQLKLRYQRLAFPLQGVFNKLTSLLLSRVRFHGPGDLGNAVSEPHSPCLQKLCVLESRGLHNLSIHSKSLLKIKLFNLGRSLRQLTIVAPNLKKLGMAYCLFDNAHRKPVANISAPQMVSLAWVDAYDPQTVHLGNLGQVQLLRTKIFWVYGSQVQREQNQCLKFLQQFKVPRSLNLILINQPDLDGYQCLLGDITLPPQIMYMHLDILNDGHAFGATLFKVLRMCSGLRRLSFEFYTNSDLEETIERSRTKCTKFIQGQIVCYSGKKIRIHLCYTVCH, from the exons ATGGAgcgaagcggcggcggcggccagatCGCCGCGAAGCGTGCGAAGCCCCCCGACGGCGGCGGCCAGATCTCCGCGAAGCGTGCGAAGCCCCCCGACGGCGGCGAGGACCGCCTCAGCGCCCTCCACGACGACCTCCTCCTCCGCATCCTGGTGCTTCTCGACACCACCGAGGCCGCGCGGACCAGCGTGCTCGCGTGCCGCTGGAGAAGTCTCTGGCGCGACGCCCCGGAGGTACGCTTCAACCCCGCCCCCGACGGCAACCGCATCCGCGACGCGCTCGACGCCCGTGACGACGCCACGTCGTCGCTCCGCCGCATCTCCGTCACCGCCAAAGACGCCGCCTCTGATTCCGTGGCGGCCTGGCTTCCGTCCGCCGCGCGTCACCTGGTCGGTGACCTTATCTACCGCGTAGTGGGTCCGAAGAGCTCCGTcaacgaggaggacgaggaggatgaagatgaggaggatgaggaggaggtggtgaagGAGGCCGGGGAGAGAGGCGTCGTTGAGCTGCCCTGCTTCGAGAAAGCAAGCAAGATGCAGCTGAAGCTAAGGTATCAACGCCTCGCCTTCCCTCTCCAGGGCGTCTTCAACAAGCTCACCAGCCTTTTGCTGAGCCGCGTCCGATTCCACGGCCCGGGCGACCTCGGCAATGCTGTCTCCGAGCCACACTCCCCGTGCTTGCAGAAGCTCTGCGTCTTGGAATCCCGCGGGCTGCACAATCTCTCCATCCACTCTAAGTCGCTCCTGAAGATAAAGCTGTTCAACCTTGGTAGGAGCTTGCGGCAGCTCACAATTGTCGCGCCGAATCTCAAGAAGTTAGGCATGGCATACTGCCTGTTTGACAATGCTCACAGGAAACCAGTTGCTAACATCTCAGCGCCTCAGATGGTGTCCCTGGCGTGGGTCGATGCTTATGATCCACAAACTGTCCATCTTGGAAATTTAGGACAAGTCCAACTCCTGAGGaccaaaattttctgggtataTGGGTCGCAAGTCCAAAGAGAGCAGAATCAATGTCTAAAATTTTTGCAGCAATTCAAGGTTCCTCGTAGTCTTAATCTCATCCTCATCAATCAGCCG GACTTAGATGGCTATCAATGCTTGTTGGGAGACATAACACTGCCCCCACAAATTATGTACATGCACCTGGATATATTAAATGATGGACATGCTTTTGGAGCCACTTTATTCAAGGTGCTTAGGATGTGTTCTGGTTTAAGAAGATTGTCATTTGAATTCTACACAAATAGCGACTTGGAG
- the LOC8059875 gene encoding putative F-box/FBD/LRR-repeat protein At4g03220 isoform X4 produces MERSGGGGQIAAKRAKPPDGGGQISAKRAKPPDGGEDRLSALHDDLLLRILVLLDTTEAARTSVLACRWRSLWRDAPEVRFNPAPDGNRIRDALDARDDATSSLRRISVTAKDAASDSVAAWLPSAARHLVGDLIYRVVGPKSSVNEEDEEDEDEEDEEEVVKEAGERGVVELPCFEKASKMQLKLRYQRLAFPLQGVFNKLTSLLLSRVRFHGPGDLGNAVSEPHSPCLQKLCVLESRGLHNLSIHSKSLLKIKLFNLGRSLRQLTIVAPNLKKLGMAYCLFDNAHRKPVANISAPQMVSLAWVDAYDPQTVHLGNLGQVQLLRTKIFWVYGSQVQREQNQCLKFLQQFKVPRSLNLILINQPDLDGYQCLLGDITLPPQIMYMHLDILNDGHAFGATLFKVLRMCSGLRRLSFEFYTNSDLEVQRTQGLAV; encoded by the exons ATGGAgcgaagcggcggcggcggccagatCGCCGCGAAGCGTGCGAAGCCCCCCGACGGCGGCGGCCAGATCTCCGCGAAGCGTGCGAAGCCCCCCGACGGCGGCGAGGACCGCCTCAGCGCCCTCCACGACGACCTCCTCCTCCGCATCCTGGTGCTTCTCGACACCACCGAGGCCGCGCGGACCAGCGTGCTCGCGTGCCGCTGGAGAAGTCTCTGGCGCGACGCCCCGGAGGTACGCTTCAACCCCGCCCCCGACGGCAACCGCATCCGCGACGCGCTCGACGCCCGTGACGACGCCACGTCGTCGCTCCGCCGCATCTCCGTCACCGCCAAAGACGCCGCCTCTGATTCCGTGGCGGCCTGGCTTCCGTCCGCCGCGCGTCACCTGGTCGGTGACCTTATCTACCGCGTAGTGGGTCCGAAGAGCTCCGTcaacgaggaggacgaggaggatgaagatgaggaggatgaggaggaggtggtgaagGAGGCCGGGGAGAGAGGCGTCGTTGAGCTGCCCTGCTTCGAGAAAGCAAGCAAGATGCAGCTGAAGCTAAGGTATCAACGCCTCGCCTTCCCTCTCCAGGGCGTCTTCAACAAGCTCACCAGCCTTTTGCTGAGCCGCGTCCGATTCCACGGCCCGGGCGACCTCGGCAATGCTGTCTCCGAGCCACACTCCCCGTGCTTGCAGAAGCTCTGCGTCTTGGAATCCCGCGGGCTGCACAATCTCTCCATCCACTCTAAGTCGCTCCTGAAGATAAAGCTGTTCAACCTTGGTAGGAGCTTGCGGCAGCTCACAATTGTCGCGCCGAATCTCAAGAAGTTAGGCATGGCATACTGCCTGTTTGACAATGCTCACAGGAAACCAGTTGCTAACATCTCAGCGCCTCAGATGGTGTCCCTGGCGTGGGTCGATGCTTATGATCCACAAACTGTCCATCTTGGAAATTTAGGACAAGTCCAACTCCTGAGGaccaaaattttctgggtataTGGGTCGCAAGTCCAAAGAGAGCAGAATCAATGTCTAAAATTTTTGCAGCAATTCAAGGTTCCTCGTAGTCTTAATCTCATCCTCATCAATCAGCCG GACTTAGATGGCTATCAATGCTTGTTGGGAGACATAACACTGCCCCCACAAATTATGTACATGCACCTGGATATATTAAATGATGGACATGCTTTTGGAGCCACTTTATTCAAGGTGCTTAGGATGTGTTCTGGTTTAAGAAGATTGTCATTTGAATTCTACACAAATAGCGACTTGGAG
- the LOC8084280 gene encoding uncharacterized protein LOC8084280 yields MAEMVSSAVVQETVSQIVSCFVQKNQEEESNVNRNLERLEMAHIRLEAALETSHKWQVTDASLLRWRRKLKRAAQECEGMLHKCKQSILEDKQIHEEFQVSLSLYEKQKTSLTEDVISLKDSPYQNMSNCITSSLSVRNGANIHS; encoded by the exons ATGGCAGAGATGGTCAGTTCTGCTGTTGTCCAGGAGACAGTTAGCCAAATCGTGTCTTGTTTCGTTCAGAAGAATCAAGAAGAGGAATCAAATGTGAATAGAAACTTGGAGAGGCTAGAAATGGCTCACATCAGGCTGGAGGCTGCTCTTGAGACATCTCATAAGTGGCAGGTCACCGATGCATCCTTGCTGCGTTGGCGAAGGAAGCTTAAGCGTGCTGCCCAAGAGTGCGAGGGCATGCTGCACAAATGCAAGCAGAGCATCCTAGAAGACAAACAGATTCATGAGGAG TTTCAGGTCTCGCTGTCTCTGTACGAGAAACAGAAGACCTCTCTGACTGAAGATGTAATTTCCCTGAAAGATTCTCCATACCAGAACATGTCCAACTGTATCACGTCATCCCTGAGCGTCCGCAATGGTGCTAATATACATAGCTAG